One part of the Gemmatimonas sp. genome encodes these proteins:
- the ilvD gene encoding dihydroxy-acid dehydratase — translation MTKRFRSANIHEGMLRAPTRAFLQALGHDDDEIARPHIGVFHTGGEMSPCNMLLRDQALHAKTGIYAAGGMPHECPVASVSDGLSIAHSGMRFSLVSREIIADSVEASTRGHQWDGIFAIGGCDKNLPGLMMGIVRCNVPGVFVHGGAALPGHFRGRDTNIGETYEMIGKVLANEATPDDLHEITHACLPTAGSCAGQFTANTMGMVSEALGLAPIGSSMIPAVYSERAPLMRRAGVALMRAVMGDGPLPRDIVTRASLENACAVVSATGGSTNAALHLPAIAHEAGIRFHLDDVAVVFARTPLIADLQPGGRFLARDLYHVGGAGVVMRALLEAGAMHGDCLTYTGRTLAQELEGVALPDGDVVRTVANARSADGGVTMLTGNLCPDGALLKTAGLTALVHRGPARVFESEEQAQAAVRDQRYARGDVLVIRNEGPRGGPGMREMLGITALIYGQGMGADVALLTDGRFSGATRGLCIGHAGPEAADRGPIALLRDGDIISIDARPEARRIAVELSDAEMAVRLAALPVAVPVRLGGVLEKYTRLVGPAHLGAVTHSGAVEWPTDG, via the coding sequence ATGACCAAGCGCTTCCGCTCGGCCAATATCCACGAGGGCATGCTGCGCGCACCCACCCGGGCGTTTCTGCAGGCGCTCGGGCATGACGACGATGAAATCGCGCGACCGCACATCGGCGTGTTTCACACCGGCGGCGAGATGAGCCCGTGCAACATGCTCCTGCGCGACCAGGCGTTGCACGCCAAGACCGGCATCTACGCCGCGGGCGGCATGCCGCACGAATGTCCCGTGGCATCGGTGTCCGACGGGCTGTCGATCGCGCACAGCGGCATGCGTTTTTCGCTGGTCTCGCGCGAGATCATCGCCGATAGTGTTGAGGCGTCGACCCGCGGGCATCAGTGGGACGGCATCTTCGCCATCGGCGGCTGCGACAAGAATTTGCCCGGCCTCATGATGGGCATCGTGCGCTGTAACGTGCCCGGTGTGTTCGTGCATGGGGGTGCGGCGCTACCGGGACATTTCCGCGGACGCGACACGAACATCGGCGAGACGTACGAGATGATCGGCAAGGTGCTCGCCAACGAGGCGACACCCGACGACTTGCACGAGATCACGCATGCGTGCCTGCCCACGGCGGGGTCCTGCGCCGGTCAGTTCACCGCGAACACGATGGGTATGGTGTCGGAGGCGCTGGGCCTGGCACCCATCGGTTCGAGCATGATTCCCGCCGTGTACAGCGAGCGCGCGCCACTCATGCGACGCGCCGGTGTGGCGCTGATGCGCGCCGTAATGGGTGATGGTCCGCTGCCGCGTGATATCGTCACGCGCGCCTCACTCGAGAATGCGTGCGCGGTGGTATCGGCCACCGGCGGCTCCACCAACGCCGCGTTGCATCTGCCGGCCATCGCCCACGAGGCCGGAATCCGCTTCCATCTGGACGACGTGGCCGTGGTCTTTGCGCGCACGCCACTGATTGCCGACCTGCAACCGGGCGGCCGGTTTCTGGCGCGCGACCTCTACCACGTGGGCGGTGCCGGCGTGGTCATGCGCGCCCTACTCGAGGCGGGGGCGATGCACGGCGACTGTCTCACGTACACGGGGCGTACGCTGGCGCAGGAACTCGAAGGCGTCGCGCTGCCCGATGGCGACGTGGTGCGCACGGTGGCGAATGCGCGCTCCGCCGACGGCGGCGTGACCATGCTGACGGGCAACCTCTGCCCCGACGGCGCGCTGCTCAAGACCGCGGGACTCACCGCGCTGGTGCATCGCGGCCCGGCGCGGGTGTTCGAATCGGAGGAGCAGGCCCAGGCGGCAGTGCGCGACCAGCGCTACGCGCGCGGCGACGTGCTGGTGATCCGCAACGAGGGCCCGCGGGGCGGCCCCGGCATGCGCGAGATGCTCGGCATCACCGCACTGATCTACGGCCAGGGCATGGGCGCCGACGTGGCGCTCCTCACCGATGGCCGCTTCAGCGGCGCCACGCGCGGCCTGTGCATAGGCCATGCGGGGCCGGAAGCGGCCGATAGAGGCCCGATCGCCCTGCTGCGCGACGGCGATATCATCTCGATCGACGCGCGTCCTGAGGCGCGCCGTATTGCGGTGGAGCTCAGCGACGCCGAAATGGCCGTGCGACTGGCAGCGCTGCCGGTGGCCGTTCCGGTGAGACTCGGCGGGGTGCTGGAGAAGTACACCCGCCTAGTCGGCCCCGCGCATCTCGGCGCGGTCACACACTCCGGCGCGGTGGAGTGGCCGACGGACGGCTAG
- a CDS encoding propionyl-CoA synthetase codes for MTDSLSAYDLAYAAAQASPEEFWGQAAMALHWDTPWERVLDDRAAPLYRWFSGGQMNTCYNAIDRHVLNGRGAQAAVIYDSPVTGTKRTISYAELQNEVARFAGVLRSLGVEQGDRVIIYMPMTPETLIGMYACARIGAVHSVVFGGFAPHELAVRIDDAQPKVVLTASCGIEVQRIVPYKPLLDQALQLAAHKPAHCVVLQREVHRCDLTAGRDIDWAEAMTTAAAVPCVPVLATDPLYILYTSGTTGQPKGVVRDNGGHAVALLWTMKHVYNVGPGEVFWAASDFGWAVGHSYIVYAPLLAGCTTVVHEGKPVGTPDAGGFWRVIQEHDVRVLFTAPTAFRAIKREDPTGLFYAKYDVSCLRALFLAGERLDPDTYHWARALLQTPVVDHWWQTETGWPVAANCLGLTSFPVKPGSPTKPVPGYTVEILDEDGHVLPSNKEGAVVIKLPLPPGTLPTLWRSDARYIDTYLARYPGYYLTGDGGYIDEDGYLFIMGRVDDIIIVAGHNLSTGSMEQALSSHPDVAECAVVGVRDALKTQLPVGLVVLKAGVARPVAELAAELVQLVRDQVGPVANLKQVLVVSRLPKTRSGKVLRKTMRAIADGDAWTMPPTIDEPATLEEIAAAFVTIGLARANQTSIGG; via the coding sequence GTGACCGACTCCCTGAGCGCGTACGATCTCGCCTACGCGGCCGCACAGGCTAGTCCTGAGGAGTTCTGGGGCCAGGCGGCGATGGCGCTGCACTGGGACACCCCGTGGGAGCGCGTGCTTGACGACCGGGCGGCTCCGCTGTACCGCTGGTTCAGCGGCGGGCAGATGAACACCTGCTACAACGCCATCGACCGCCACGTGCTGAACGGTCGTGGCGCGCAGGCGGCGGTGATCTACGACAGCCCGGTCACCGGCACGAAGCGCACGATCAGCTACGCCGAGTTGCAGAACGAAGTCGCGCGATTCGCCGGCGTCCTGCGTTCGCTTGGCGTGGAGCAGGGGGATCGCGTGATCATCTACATGCCGATGACGCCCGAGACGCTGATCGGGATGTACGCCTGCGCGCGCATCGGCGCCGTACACTCGGTGGTGTTCGGCGGCTTCGCGCCGCACGAGCTGGCGGTCCGCATTGACGACGCGCAGCCCAAGGTGGTGCTCACGGCCAGCTGCGGCATCGAGGTGCAGCGCATCGTACCCTACAAGCCGCTGCTCGATCAAGCGCTCCAGCTGGCCGCGCACAAGCCGGCGCATTGCGTGGTGTTGCAGCGCGAGGTACATCGCTGTGATCTCACGGCCGGTCGCGATATCGATTGGGCGGAGGCCATGACCACGGCTGCGGCGGTGCCGTGTGTGCCGGTGCTGGCCACCGACCCGTTGTACATCCTGTATACGTCGGGCACGACCGGTCAGCCCAAGGGTGTGGTGCGCGACAACGGTGGACACGCCGTGGCGTTGCTGTGGACGATGAAGCACGTGTACAACGTGGGACCGGGCGAGGTATTCTGGGCGGCGTCGGACTTCGGCTGGGCGGTGGGCCATTCGTACATCGTGTATGCGCCATTGCTGGCCGGGTGCACCACCGTCGTACACGAAGGAAAGCCGGTGGGAACGCCCGACGCCGGCGGCTTCTGGCGGGTGATTCAGGAGCACGACGTGCGTGTGCTGTTCACGGCACCGACGGCGTTCCGTGCCATAAAACGCGAAGATCCCACCGGTCTGTTCTACGCGAAGTACGATGTGTCGTGCTTGCGGGCGTTGTTCCTGGCGGGCGAGCGTCTCGATCCCGACACGTATCACTGGGCGCGCGCGCTGCTGCAAACGCCGGTGGTCGATCACTGGTGGCAAACGGAAACCGGCTGGCCGGTGGCGGCCAACTGCCTTGGACTCACCAGCTTCCCAGTGAAGCCCGGCTCGCCTACCAAGCCGGTGCCGGGCTACACTGTCGAGATTCTCGACGAAGATGGGCACGTGCTGCCATCGAACAAGGAAGGTGCGGTGGTGATCAAACTGCCGCTGCCGCCCGGCACGCTGCCTACGCTCTGGCGCAGCGATGCTCGATACATCGACACCTATCTCGCGCGCTATCCCGGCTACTACCTCACCGGCGACGGCGGCTATATCGACGAGGACGGCTACCTGTTCATCATGGGCCGGGTGGATGACATCATCATCGTGGCGGGCCATAACCTTTCCACGGGCTCGATGGAGCAGGCACTGTCGAGCCACCCGGATGTGGCCGAATGCGCGGTGGTCGGCGTGCGCGACGCGCTCAAGACCCAACTGCCAGTGGGACTCGTGGTACTCAAAGCCGGTGTGGCACGCCCGGTGGCCGAGCTGGCGGCGGAACTCGTGCAACTGGTGCGCGATCAGGTGGGGCCGGTAGCCAACCTGAAGCAGGTGTTGGTGGTGTCACGCCTGCCGAAAACGCGCTCGGGTAAGGTGCTGCGCAAGACCATGCGCGCGATCGCCGATGGTGATGCGTGGACAATGCCCCCCACGATCGATGAACCGGCCACGCTCGAGGAGATCGCGGCGGCGTTCGTTACGATCGGGCTCGCGCGGGCGAATCAGACATCGATTGGCGGGTAG
- a CDS encoding SDR family oxidoreductase, with amino-acid sequence MHDSPENCLPGEWTIPLPTGKLSRMTSPARPVCLITGAATGIGAACARTFASHGWDVGICTLDDDTRAGADAVATECTTLGARAEVVLLNVTSDDSCHAAASTMRERFGRTDALVNCAGTTRFIPHTDLDALPESEFARTYDVNLTGTFRMIRACRDLLRESGRGAVVNLSSIAGTAGLGSSVAYAASKGAVSTLTLSLARALAPHIRVNAIAPGYVSGGLPSRVLDGEQLKAVEEKYLITQALPRLLEVNEVAALAYFLVAGAPGITGEVIRMDNGLHLYA; translated from the coding sequence ATGCACGACTCTCCAGAGAATTGCCTGCCGGGTGAGTGGACGATTCCCCTCCCCACCGGTAAGCTCTCCCGCATGACCTCCCCCGCAAGACCTGTCTGCCTCATCACCGGTGCGGCGACCGGTATCGGCGCTGCCTGCGCCCGCACCTTCGCCAGCCACGGCTGGGACGTCGGCATCTGTACGCTCGACGATGACACCCGCGCCGGGGCCGACGCGGTGGCGACCGAGTGCACGACGCTTGGGGCGCGGGCCGAGGTCGTGCTGCTCAACGTCACCAGCGACGACAGCTGTCATGCCGCCGCCTCCACGATGCGCGAGCGCTTCGGGCGCACCGATGCACTGGTGAACTGCGCCGGCACGACGCGCTTCATTCCGCACACCGATCTCGACGCGTTGCCGGAGAGCGAGTTTGCGCGCACCTACGATGTGAATCTCACCGGCACCTTTCGCATGATCCGCGCCTGTCGCGATCTACTGCGCGAGTCGGGACGTGGCGCCGTGGTGAATCTCTCGAGTATCGCCGGTACGGCGGGACTGGGCTCGAGTGTGGCGTATGCGGCGTCGAAGGGCGCCGTGAGTACGCTCACGCTGTCGCTGGCCCGCGCCCTCGCGCCGCACATTCGGGTGAACGCGATCGCCCCGGGCTACGTGAGCGGTGGATTGCCCAGTCGCGTGCTCGACGGTGAGCAACTGAAGGCGGTGGAGGAGAAGTATTTGATCACGCAGGCCTTGCCGCGGTTGCTCGAGGTGAATGAAGTGGCAGCGCTGGCGTATTTCCTGGTGGCCGGCGCCCCCGGCATCACCGGCGAAGTGATTCGCATGGACAACGGGTTGCACCTGTATGCCTGA
- a CDS encoding class 1 fructose-bisphosphatase, which yields MPVAGRATLAQFLIEERRRAPEATGDFDALLADIALACKAIARRVAHGALQGDIGGTGSHNVHGEEQKPLDLASNEIFLRATEWGGHLAGMASEELELPYAIPSHYPRGKYLLLFDPLDGSSNIDVNMSVGSIFSVLRAPRPGAHAVLDDFLQPGTAQVCAGYAVYGPSTMLVLTIGRGTHAFTLDPDLSEWVLSHAHLRVGPSAREFAINASNSRFWEPAVKRYVDECLAGVSGPRGADFNMRWIASLVAESHRILMRGGVFLYPCDTRAHTRHGRLRLLYECNPIAFLIEQAGGMASTGERRMMDEQPTGLHQRSGFVFGASEEVERIEQYHRETPDVTIGE from the coding sequence ATGCCCGTCGCCGGACGTGCCACGCTCGCGCAGTTTCTGATCGAGGAGCGGCGCCGCGCTCCCGAGGCAACCGGCGATTTCGACGCCCTGCTGGCCGATATCGCCCTCGCGTGCAAAGCGATCGCGCGTCGGGTGGCACACGGCGCGCTCCAGGGTGACATCGGGGGTACCGGCTCGCACAACGTGCACGGTGAGGAGCAGAAGCCGCTCGACCTCGCCAGCAACGAGATTTTTCTGCGCGCCACCGAGTGGGGCGGACACCTGGCTGGCATGGCGTCGGAGGAACTCGAGCTTCCGTATGCGATCCCGTCGCACTATCCGCGCGGCAAGTATCTATTGCTCTTCGATCCGCTCGACGGATCATCGAACATCGATGTGAACATGTCGGTGGGCAGCATCTTCTCGGTGTTACGCGCGCCCAGACCAGGCGCTCACGCAGTCCTCGACGACTTCCTGCAACCAGGCACCGCGCAAGTCTGCGCCGGCTATGCCGTGTACGGTCCCAGCACCATGCTCGTGCTCACGATCGGACGCGGTACACATGCCTTTACCCTCGATCCGGATCTGAGTGAATGGGTGCTCAGTCACGCGCATCTGCGGGTAGGGCCGTCGGCACGCGAGTTCGCCATCAACGCGTCGAACAGCCGATTCTGGGAGCCCGCCGTCAAGCGATACGTGGACGAATGCCTGGCCGGCGTATCAGGACCTCGCGGTGCGGACTTCAACATGCGCTGGATCGCGTCGCTGGTGGCGGAATCGCATCGCATCCTCATGCGCGGCGGGGTGTTCCTGTATCCGTGCGACACGCGGGCGCACACCAGGCACGGTCGCCTGCGGCTCCTGTACGAATGCAATCCGATCGCCTTCCTGATCGAGCAGGCTGGCGGAATGGCCAGCACCGGTGAGCGTCGCATGATGGACGAACAGCCGACGGGGTTGCACCAACGCAGCGGCTTCGTATTCGGCGCCAGTGAAGAAGTGGAGCGTATTGAGCAGTACCATCGCGAAACGCCCGACGTAACGATCGGCGAGTAA
- a CDS encoding protein kinase, whose protein sequence is MNPSDVRARLTTALAGRYRLERELGAGGMATVYLAQDERHHRRVAIKVLHPELSAVLGTERFLKEIALTAGLQHPHILPLFDSGSADGLVFYVMPFVDGETLRARLDRERQLPIADAVRIAQDVAGALDYAHKRGIVHRDVKPENILLHDGRPMVADFGIALAVSEAGGQRMTQTGLSLGTPQYMAPEQAMGEKTVDARADVFALGVVTYEMLAGEPPFTGPTMQAIVAKVLATDPVPVTELRKSVPEHVWEAVATALEKLPADRHASAEKFAMALGDTAGTARRHSGARAASAHSSRSSTARRALPWVGGLAAGTLLGVLGAKSVTGSTTTVRTDLTPVRFVVTAPDSLEVQAVCCGQMMVLSPDGRTLVFQARPTPTDSAAGAPPQRLVARELGSLTSTVLTGTEGATSLSVSPDGQQLLYVANQRLFRMPLRGGAATAVSQLPTGFVSGTTWLSGDRVLVTVGTAMYSADLQTSQLSTFLKADSLERQPVGPSAVEGGHGVLFAYAGLERVPMVYWLATGSTTPRPLMPGATPAYVPAWKRLLVNREGALLAFPFDPVKGDTTGPAVKIADGNVLRSPILAHAEYAVAANGTLVLSRRESDGVTSTWTPNSSITLRRNGVNTPIRIPSSGAIVLGGAAFSRDGQRLAMQSRSGFDNWNIVMQDLTRGVTQSVTGDGYGRAPAFTARDDSIVYVSREPTTFSVRPSDGSGSAVDLPAILNWASVDGISMNDDWVAISGTATAGATSADIGVFRRSVGGPVQPYANSTAREESPAISPDGRWLAYTANTSGVDQLFVSPFPTPTSRIAVSGNGGRLPVWSGDGRTLYFYNGRGAFVGLSFSTGPDGKPRLGAERTLYNRGYVRNWTMSPDGSSLIFIDTARLLRLLGLEVVLNLQPGS, encoded by the coding sequence GTGAACCCGTCCGACGTACGCGCGCGCCTGACCACGGCGCTGGCCGGACGCTATCGCCTCGAGCGCGAGCTCGGTGCCGGCGGCATGGCCACGGTGTATCTGGCGCAAGACGAGCGGCACCACCGGCGGGTCGCCATCAAGGTGCTGCATCCCGAGCTGTCGGCGGTGCTCGGCACCGAGCGGTTTCTCAAGGAAATCGCGCTCACCGCAGGGTTACAGCACCCGCACATTCTGCCGCTGTTCGACTCGGGCAGTGCGGATGGCCTGGTGTTCTACGTCATGCCGTTCGTGGATGGCGAGACGCTGCGCGCACGACTTGATCGCGAACGCCAGTTGCCGATCGCCGACGCCGTCCGCATCGCACAGGATGTGGCTGGTGCACTCGACTACGCGCACAAGCGCGGCATCGTGCATCGTGATGTGAAGCCCGAAAATATTCTGCTGCACGACGGGCGACCGATGGTGGCCGACTTCGGCATTGCACTCGCGGTGTCGGAGGCGGGCGGGCAGCGCATGACGCAGACCGGCCTTTCCCTCGGTACGCCACAATACATGGCTCCCGAGCAGGCGATGGGTGAGAAGACCGTCGATGCGCGGGCGGACGTCTTTGCACTGGGTGTCGTCACGTATGAGATGCTCGCTGGCGAGCCGCCATTCACCGGTCCCACCATGCAGGCGATCGTGGCCAAGGTTCTGGCGACGGATCCCGTCCCGGTCACCGAGCTTAGAAAGAGCGTGCCGGAGCACGTGTGGGAGGCGGTGGCGACGGCGCTCGAGAAATTGCCGGCCGACCGGCACGCGAGTGCCGAGAAGTTTGCGATGGCGCTCGGTGATACCGCCGGTACCGCGCGGCGCCATAGTGGCGCGCGTGCGGCGTCGGCCCACAGCAGCCGCTCGTCGACGGCGCGACGCGCCCTGCCGTGGGTTGGCGGACTCGCCGCCGGTACGCTACTCGGGGTGCTTGGTGCCAAGAGCGTCACCGGCAGTACGACCACGGTGCGCACCGACCTGACACCGGTGCGCTTCGTCGTCACGGCGCCCGACTCGCTTGAAGTGCAGGCCGTCTGCTGTGGGCAGATGATGGTGCTCTCGCCCGACGGACGCACCCTGGTCTTTCAGGCACGACCGACGCCGACCGATTCGGCGGCCGGCGCACCACCGCAACGACTGGTGGCTCGCGAGCTCGGTTCGCTCACGTCAACCGTGCTCACGGGCACCGAAGGCGCGACATCCCTGTCGGTCTCGCCCGACGGGCAGCAGTTGCTGTACGTGGCGAATCAGCGGCTCTTCCGTATGCCGCTGCGAGGCGGAGCGGCTACCGCCGTCAGCCAGTTACCCACGGGCTTCGTCAGCGGCACCACGTGGCTCTCCGGCGATCGCGTGCTCGTGACCGTCGGTACCGCCATGTACAGCGCGGATCTGCAAACGTCGCAGCTCTCGACGTTTCTGAAAGCGGACTCGCTCGAGCGGCAGCCAGTTGGCCCGTCGGCGGTCGAGGGAGGCCACGGCGTGCTGTTCGCGTACGCCGGACTTGAGCGCGTGCCGATGGTGTACTGGCTCGCGACCGGCTCGACGACACCACGGCCGCTTATGCCCGGCGCCACACCCGCCTACGTTCCGGCGTGGAAGCGTCTGCTGGTGAATCGCGAAGGCGCGCTCCTGGCCTTCCCCTTCGATCCGGTGAAGGGTGACACCACCGGACCGGCAGTGAAGATCGCCGACGGCAACGTGCTGCGCTCGCCGATCCTCGCCCACGCCGAGTACGCCGTCGCGGCCAACGGCACGCTGGTGCTGTCCCGGAGAGAGTCCGACGGCGTCACGTCCACGTGGACGCCGAACTCCAGCATCACGCTGCGACGCAACGGCGTCAACACGCCGATCCGCATTCCGAGTAGCGGCGCGATCGTGCTAGGAGGCGCGGCGTTTTCACGCGACGGGCAGCGACTGGCGATGCAATCGCGCAGCGGCTTCGACAACTGGAACATCGTGATGCAGGATTTGACGAGGGGGGTGACGCAGTCGGTCACCGGTGACGGATACGGGAGAGCGCCGGCGTTCACCGCACGCGACGACAGCATCGTCTATGTGTCGCGCGAACCGACCACCTTCTCGGTGCGGCCATCGGATGGCAGCGGTAGCGCCGTCGACCTGCCGGCCATTTTGAACTGGGCGTCGGTAGACGGCATCTCGATGAACGACGACTGGGTCGCGATTTCCGGAACCGCCACCGCGGGTGCGACGAGCGCCGACATCGGTGTCTTCAGGCGAAGCGTTGGTGGACCGGTGCAGCCGTACGCCAACAGCACCGCGCGCGAAGAGTCGCCGGCAATCTCACCCGACGGGCGCTGGCTGGCGTACACCGCGAACACGTCGGGGGTCGATCAGCTGTTCGTGAGTCCGTTTCCGACACCGACCTCGCGCATCGCCGTGTCGGGCAACGGGGGTCGTCTTCCGGTGTGGAGCGGCGACGGACGCACGTTGTACTTCTACAACGGCCGAGGCGCCTTTGTCGGGCTGTCGTTCTCCACGGGACCGGACGGCAAACCGCGGCTCGGCGCGGAGCGCACGCTCTACAACCGCGGCTACGTCCGCAACTGGACGATGTCGCCCGACGGGTCGAGTTTGATTTTCATTGACACCGCACGACTCCTCCGTCTGCTCGGCCTCGAAGTCGTCCTCAACCTGCAGCCGGGATCCTGA
- a CDS encoding NAD(P)-dependent oxidoreductase, whose product MPETAARPRIGFVGTGLIGTPMVERLLECGLSVSVWNRTIDKATPLVAFGATLAESPRALAQSCDVVCLCLTNTTAVHEVVFGQHGIDAVMRRGQLLIDLSSIAPDTTRDMAERLDSACGARWIDAPVSGGLPLARAGKLIVFAGGEADDIARAAPVFEALSQRVTHMGGHGAGQLAKSCNQMIVACNLVTIAEMLAFASKSGIDATRLPGALAGGFADSLPLQIFGPRMAAGVDTPRIGGLGTFRKDIDQVVRLAGECGAYAPMATRASEVMLEASRTASIGADPDVSRVVTLFLTRATAGGSA is encoded by the coding sequence ATGCCTGAGACAGCGGCGCGTCCGCGCATCGGGTTTGTCGGCACGGGGCTCATCGGGACGCCGATGGTGGAGCGGTTGCTCGAGTGCGGCCTGTCGGTGTCGGTGTGGAACCGCACGATCGACAAGGCCACGCCGCTGGTGGCATTCGGCGCGACGCTGGCTGAGTCGCCGCGGGCGCTGGCCCAATCGTGCGACGTCGTGTGCTTGTGTCTCACCAACACGACGGCCGTACACGAGGTGGTGTTCGGCCAGCATGGCATCGACGCCGTGATGCGCCGCGGTCAACTGCTGATCGACTTGTCGAGCATCGCGCCCGATACCACGCGCGACATGGCCGAACGACTCGACAGCGCGTGCGGCGCGCGCTGGATCGATGCGCCGGTCTCGGGCGGCCTGCCCTTGGCGCGCGCCGGCAAGCTGATCGTGTTCGCTGGCGGCGAGGCCGACGACATCGCGCGCGCGGCCCCGGTGTTCGAGGCGCTGTCGCAGCGCGTGACGCACATGGGCGGACATGGCGCCGGTCAACTCGCCAAGAGCTGCAACCAGATGATCGTGGCCTGCAATCTCGTGACGATCGCCGAGATGCTGGCGTTCGCGAGCAAGTCCGGCATCGATGCCACGCGGTTGCCTGGTGCGTTGGCCGGTGGCTTCGCCGACTCACTCCCGCTGCAGATTTTCGGACCGCGTATGGCGGCCGGCGTGGACACGCCGCGCATCGGGGGACTGGGCACGTTTCGCAAGGACATCGATCAGGTGGTGCGACTGGCCGGCGAATGCGGCGCCTACGCGCCGATGGCCACGCGCGCGTCGGAGGTGATGCTGGAAGCCAGCCGCACCGCGAGCATCGGGGCCGATCCCGATGTGTCGCGGGTCGTGACGCTGTTCCTCACGCGCGCCACCGCGGGCGGCTCCGCATGA
- a CDS encoding alpha/beta hydrolase, which produces MHIHPEMTHGYAQANGVRLHYVEQGSGPLVILLHGFPDFWYSWRDQLPALAAAGYRAVAPDLRGYNESERPLGIEAYSIDVLAADVAALIHALGAERATVVGHDWGGLVAWHVAMHHPEVVSSLVIMNAPHPLAFRRELKGNWAQKRRSWYIGFFQLPWLPEAMLAMGNRWLLRRVLRRGGPAHNDAELDAYLAAFAGQGAMTAALNYYRALFRIRSKRPVTIQAPTLLIWGLRDRFLLPALAEGTEAWVPKLERHEEPRARHWVQHDAAASVNAQLLAFLSHHAAT; this is translated from the coding sequence GTGCATATCCATCCCGAGATGACGCATGGATATGCGCAGGCCAACGGCGTGCGGCTGCACTACGTGGAGCAGGGAAGCGGACCGTTGGTGATCCTGCTGCATGGGTTCCCCGATTTCTGGTATAGCTGGCGTGACCAGTTGCCTGCACTCGCGGCGGCCGGCTATCGCGCGGTCGCCCCCGACCTGCGCGGCTACAACGAGAGCGAGCGGCCGCTGGGCATCGAGGCGTACTCCATCGACGTGCTCGCCGCCGACGTGGCCGCGCTCATTCACGCGCTGGGCGCCGAGCGCGCTACGGTCGTGGGGCACGATTGGGGAGGACTGGTGGCGTGGCACGTGGCCATGCATCACCCCGAGGTCGTGTCGTCGCTGGTGATCATGAACGCGCCGCACCCGCTCGCCTTTCGTCGCGAACTCAAGGGCAATTGGGCACAGAAGCGGCGCTCGTGGTACATCGGGTTCTTTCAGCTGCCGTGGCTGCCCGAGGCGATGCTGGCGATGGGCAACCGGTGGCTGTTGCGTCGCGTGCTGCGTCGCGGTGGTCCCGCGCACAACGACGCGGAGCTCGACGCCTACCTCGCGGCCTTTGCGGGACAGGGCGCGATGACGGCGGCGCTCAACTACTATCGCGCGCTGTTTCGCATTCGGTCGAAGCGACCGGTCACGATTCAGGCGCCCACGCTGCTCATTTGGGGGCTGCGCGATCGTTTTCTGCTGCCGGCGCTGGCGGAAGGCACTGAGGCGTGGGTGCCTAAGCTCGAGCGCCACGAGGAGCCGCGCGCCCGGCATTGGGTGCAGCATGACGCCGCAGCGTCGGTCAACGCGCAACTGCTGGCGTTCCTGTCGCACCACGCGGCAACGTAG
- the msrA gene encoding peptide-methionine (S)-S-oxide reductase MsrA has product MVRALIAAVLLSTVSITSTARAATLQTAVFAGGCFWGVEAVFEHVKGVKSVVSGYAGGTVVNPDYETVSSGRTGHAEAVKVTFDPAVVSYETLLAVFFTVAHNPTELNRQGPDVGTQYRSAIFFTNAEQQKTATTVIAQLTQAKAFPRPIVTQLAALSKFYDAESYHQNYLYSHTDQPYIVYNDLPKIDALKKRYPARWEKTQGK; this is encoded by the coding sequence ATGGTTCGTGCACTCATTGCCGCGGTACTGCTTTCCACGGTATCGATCACCTCGACTGCGCGCGCGGCGACGCTGCAGACGGCGGTCTTTGCCGGTGGCTGTTTCTGGGGCGTCGAAGCGGTGTTTGAGCACGTGAAGGGGGTGAAGTCGGTGGTGTCGGGCTACGCCGGCGGCACCGTGGTGAACCCCGACTACGAGACGGTGAGCAGCGGTCGCACCGGACATGCCGAAGCCGTGAAGGTCACCTTCGATCCGGCCGTGGTATCGTACGAAACCTTGCTGGCCGTGTTCTTCACCGTGGCGCATAACCCCACGGAGCTCAACCGTCAGGGCCCTGATGTCGGCACGCAGTATCGTTCGGCGATCTTCTTCACGAACGCCGAGCAGCAGAAGACCGCAACGACCGTCATCGCGCAGCTCACCCAGGCGAAGGCATTCCCTCGCCCGATCGTGACGCAACTGGCGGCGCTGTCCAAGTTTTACGACGCCGAGTCGTACCATCAGAATTACCTGTACAGCCACACGGATCAGCCGTACATCGTGTATAACGACCTCCCCAAGATCGACGCGCTGAAGAAGCGGTACCCGGCGCGGTGGGAGAAGACGCAGGGCAAGTAG